One genomic window of Undibacterium cyanobacteriorum includes the following:
- a CDS encoding M56 family metallopeptidase yields the protein MISMNAAWVPVVGTALLHFVWQGALLALATALLLFVLRRANTKWRYLVASVALALCAALPTSYVVSHWPSVDVSAMSAAASKENANSIEKIAPNQETSALFQQHNTQAAETLGIDLSAFVQRQAPVVVTVWMLGMLGLFLRFIAGLVWVQQQVNHAKQSPSAEWQAKLDRFAEALYIKTPIRIGLSEHLESPMTAGWWRPMVILPSALATGMPIELVEALLAHEVAHIKRFDYLVNLLQSVVEIALFYHPAVWWISKQIRIEREQIADDLAAGLLGEPRRLALALSELEQFQFINPQPALSARGENLMLRIKRLIKPELSAKPFAWKLALPMLSISAACAALVAQASVPTTAAQPAMVASTAPTIAPLVVAHSAPLSIANPVISAPPPTAASTITEALSEVRGMEALPPVPEPDQKVAKRSKSDDEKDALTMALVDPAKEDVHYMSGGRSDRKMVEKLKRDNKGAFLWFREDGKSFVIRDPKVIAQLHDAQAPLEAVSKQMEEQGKKMEAQGKVMEEIGKQMESVQIKEPKFDRANDARMQAFERKMEALGRKMEVIAERMANRKNDEAREGDRAAMQKMQEQMQEMSKKLQAEVANMHIDQEALQKSLEPLKAYSAKMQDASKPMEQLGEEMGRLGEQMELKQREFQKKVKEIIQSAKKEGLVTAVPEA from the coding sequence CTGCTTGGGTTCCCGTGGTGGGAACCGCGTTGCTGCACTTTGTTTGGCAAGGAGCATTGTTGGCATTGGCCACAGCCCTGCTCTTGTTTGTGTTACGACGTGCAAATACCAAGTGGCGTTATTTGGTAGCGAGTGTGGCGCTGGCGCTGTGTGCCGCGCTTCCGACGAGTTATGTGGTGAGCCATTGGCCGAGTGTTGATGTGAGTGCGATGAGCGCCGCAGCATCGAAAGAAAATGCAAACTCCATAGAGAAGATCGCACCGAATCAAGAAACCAGCGCTCTGTTCCAGCAACATAATACACAAGCAGCCGAGACGCTTGGCATCGACCTGAGCGCTTTTGTGCAGCGTCAAGCACCAGTGGTGGTCACGGTGTGGATGTTGGGCATGCTGGGATTGTTCCTGCGTTTCATCGCGGGGCTGGTGTGGGTCCAGCAACAAGTGAATCATGCCAAACAAAGTCCGAGTGCTGAATGGCAAGCGAAACTTGATCGCTTTGCCGAGGCTTTATACATTAAGACGCCGATTCGTATCGGTCTCTCCGAACACTTAGAATCACCGATGACCGCCGGTTGGTGGCGTCCCATGGTGATCTTGCCAAGCGCACTAGCGACCGGCATGCCGATTGAATTAGTCGAAGCTTTATTGGCGCACGAAGTGGCGCATATCAAGCGCTTCGACTACCTAGTGAATTTGTTGCAAAGCGTGGTCGAGATCGCGCTGTTCTATCACCCTGCCGTTTGGTGGATTTCCAAGCAGATACGCATAGAACGCGAACAAATTGCCGATGATTTAGCAGCAGGATTACTAGGCGAACCGCGGCGCCTGGCTCTTGCCTTGTCCGAGCTGGAACAATTCCAGTTCATCAACCCCCAACCGGCCTTATCGGCCCGAGGAGAAAATCTGATGTTACGCATTAAACGATTAATTAAACCCGAGCTTTCCGCGAAGCCTTTCGCTTGGAAATTAGCTTTGCCTATGTTGAGCATTTCAGCTGCTTGTGCGGCTTTGGTAGCGCAAGCAAGCGTGCCAACTACGGCCGCGCAACCGGCAATGGTCGCAAGCACCGCACCGACCATCGCACCATTGGTGGTAGCACATAGCGCTCCGCTCAGTATCGCCAATCCCGTCATCTCTGCGCCACCACCAACCGCAGCATCGACCATCACCGAGGCGCTTAGTGAGGTGCGTGGTATGGAGGCGCTGCCACCCGTGCCTGAGCCAGATCAAAAAGTGGCGAAGCGCAGCAAGAGCGACGATGAAAAAGATGCTTTGACCATGGCTTTAGTGGATCCAGCGAAAGAAGATGTGCATTACATGAGCGGCGGCCGCAGCGATCGCAAGATGGTCGAGAAACTTAAGCGTGACAATAAAGGTGCGTTTCTCTGGTTCCGTGAAGATGGCAAGTCATTTGTGATTCGTGATCCTAAAGTGATCGCTCAATTACATGATGCTCAAGCGCCATTGGAGGCGGTCAGCAAACAGATGGAAGAGCAAGGCAAGAAAATGGAGGCGCAGGGCAAGGTGATGGAAGAAATCGGTAAACAGATGGAATCCGTGCAGATTAAAGAGCCCAAATTCGATCGTGCGAACGACGCCCGCATGCAAGCCTTTGAACGTAAAATGGAAGCGCTCGGTCGTAAGATGGAAGTGATCGCAGAACGTATGGCAAATCGTAAGAACGATGAGGCGCGGGAAGGCGACCGCGCCGCGATGCAGAAGATGCAGGAACAGATGCAAGAAATGTCGAAGAAATTGCAAGCTGAAGTAGCGAATATGCATATCGATCAAGAAGCTCTGCAGAAGTCTTTAGAACCCCTCAAAGCTTACAGCGCCAAAATGCAAGACGCCAGCAAACCAATGGAGCAACTCGGTGAAGAAATGGGGCGCCTTGGCGAACAGATGGAATTGAAACAACGTGAATTCCAGAAGAAGGTCAAAGAGATTATTCAATCCGCAAAAAAAGAGGGATTAGTCACTGCGGTGCCTGAGGCTTAA